In Nocardia yunnanensis, one DNA window encodes the following:
- a CDS encoding flavin reductase family protein, with amino-acid sequence MRHYPAGVTIVTVNSENGPVGFTATSFASLSAQPPLISFNIAETSSSIEAMLRAESLVVHFLGEHQKHLAQRFSRSAEERFTDRSLWTTLGTGEPVLHGTPIWVRATVHQLLPIGDHTLVIGLVTQVHDNTEHSPAVGPLVYYNGAYHRAEIAD; translated from the coding sequence ATGCGGCACTATCCGGCCGGCGTCACCATCGTCACCGTGAACTCCGAGAACGGTCCGGTCGGTTTCACCGCTACCTCGTTCGCCTCGCTGTCCGCGCAGCCGCCGCTCATCTCGTTCAATATCGCCGAGACCTCCTCCAGCATCGAAGCCATGCTGCGCGCGGAATCCCTGGTCGTGCACTTCCTGGGCGAGCATCAGAAACATCTGGCGCAGCGCTTCAGTCGTTCCGCCGAGGAACGCTTCACCGACCGGTCGCTCTGGACCACGCTCGGCACCGGCGAGCCGGTGCTGCACGGCACCCCGATCTGGGTCCGCGCGACGGTCCACCAACTGCTCCCCATCGGCGACCACACCCTGGTCATCGGCCTGGTCACCCAGGTGCACGACAACACCGAGCACTCCCCCGCGGTCGGCCCGCTGGTGTACTACAACGGCGCCTACCACCGCGCCGAGATCGCCGACTGA
- a CDS encoding YbaK/EbsC family protein has product MRRSLPPVASKVSDTLIARGHHGVIITQPTPTHTAQEAAAALGVTVGAITKSLVFLLDDDPVLLLVSGAHQVHLDRTGRRLDGTLTRAPAAMVREVTGQPIGGVAPLGHPTNLPTFVDNALSRHQELWAAGGHPNTVFRTTFGELCRITAGLAIDVD; this is encoded by the coding sequence ATGCGCAGGTCGCTGCCACCGGTCGCGTCCAAGGTTTCCGATACCTTGATCGCGCGCGGCCATCACGGTGTGATCATCACTCAACCCACCCCCACCCATACGGCGCAGGAAGCCGCCGCGGCGCTCGGCGTCACGGTCGGCGCGATCACCAAATCGCTGGTGTTCCTGCTCGACGACGATCCGGTGCTGCTGCTGGTGTCCGGCGCGCACCAGGTGCATCTGGATCGCACCGGGCGGCGACTCGACGGCACCCTCACCCGCGCACCCGCGGCAATGGTCCGCGAGGTGACCGGGCAGCCGATCGGCGGGGTCGCCCCGCTCGGCCATCCGACCAATCTGCCCACCTTCGTCGACAACGCGCTGTCGCGGCATCAGGAGTTGTGGGCGGCGGGCGGGCATCCGAACACGGTGTTCCGGACGACTTTCGGCGAGCTGTGCCGGATCACGGCGGGCCTGGCCATCGACGTGGATTGA